Within the Pseudomonas oryzae genome, the region GGTCGCGCGAGGTCGCCGGCGGCACCACCAGCGCACTCTGCACCCGCTGGTGCAGGTAGCGCAGGTCGCGCTCGAGTTCGGCGATGTGCTGGCGGTCGGCCTCCTCGCCGCGCGCCTGTTCGGCGGCCAGCGCCTGCTGAGCCGCGGCCAGACGCTCTTCGAGCTGCGCCAGACCGTGGGCAGTGACGTAGTTGGGCTGGTCGCTGACGCTGCGCTCGACCGGCTGGTCGGTCTGCTCGGCGGCCAGTTCCTCGTTGACGAAGGCTCGGCTCATGGCGGTTCTCCTGCAGCAGCGGGCATGTTCCGAGTGTGGCGCGTTTGCCGGCGCCCGCCAATCGCCGTCGCGGGATGGCCGGCCGGATGGTCGTCACGAGGCCTCATCCCGGCGGTCTCGTTCTTGTCATTCGGGGAGGACGGGTCAACAATCGGCGGCAATCAGGTCCGCTCGCGGTCGCGCCAGGCGCGCGAGCGGATCGCCGCAGCGCGGTGCCCGCCCGCCGCGCCCGCCCGTCACTCTCGTGGAACCCCTTGATGGCCGATTTCCAGCAATCCCTGCGCCTGCCGCCCGAGCGGCTCAGCAGCCAGTTCAACGCCGAACAGCTGACCTTCGACAGCACCGACGAACTCGAGCCGTTCCGCGGCGTGCTCGGCCAGGAGCGCGCGGTCGCCGCCCTGCAGTTCGGCGTGGCCATGCCGCGCCCCGGCTACAACGTGTTCGTCATGGGCGAATCGGGCACCGGGCGCTTCTCCTTCGTGCGCCGCTACCTCAAGGCCGAGGCCAAGCGCCAGCAGACGCCGTGCGACTGGCTGTACGTCAACAACTTCGACGATCCGCGCGAGCCGCGCGCGCTGCGCCTGCCCTCGGGGCGCGCGCAGGGGCTGATGGCCGACGTCGAGCAACTGATCGACAACCTGCTGGCCACCTTCCCGGCGGCCTTCGAGACGCCCACCTACCAGCAGAAGAAGAACGCCATCGATCGCGGCTTCAACCAGCGTTACGACCGCGCCCTCGACGTGATCGAGAAGCTGGCCCTGGAGAAGGACGTCGCCCTGTACCGCGACAGCGCCAACATCGCCTTCACGCCGATGAAGGATGGCAAGGCACTCGACGAGGCCGAGTTCGCCCAGCTGCCGGAAGCCGAGCGCGAGCGCTTCCATGACGACATCGCCGAGCTGGAGGAGCGCCTCAACGAGGAGCTGGCCGGCCTGCCGCAGTGGAAGCGCGAGTCGAGCAACCTGCTGCGGCAGCTCAACGAGGAGACCATCACCTTGGCGTTGGCGCCGCTGCTCACGCCGCTGTCGGAGAAGTACGCCGACAACGCCGGGGTCTGCGCCTGGCTGCAGGCGGTGCAGGTCAACCTGCTGAAGACGGTGGTCGACCAGCTGGTCGAGGACAACCGGCCGGACGCGCAGAAGCGCCTGGCGCTGGTGGAGTTCTACAGCCCGAGCCTGGTGGTCGGTCACGCCCTCGACGGCGGCGCGCCGGTGGTGTTCGAGCCGCACCCGACCTACGACAACCTGTTCGGCCGCATCGAGTACAGTTCAGAGCAGGGCGCGCTGTACACCAGCTATCGCCAGCTGCGCCCCGGCGCTTTGCACCGCGCCAACGGCGGCTTCCTGATCCTCGAGGCGGAGAAGCTGCTGTCCGAGCCGTTCGTCTGGGACGCGCTCAAGCGCGCCCTGCACTCGCGTCAGCTGAAGATGGAATCGCCGCTGGCCGAACTCGGCCGCATCGCCACCGTCACCCTGACCCCGCAGGTGATTCCGCTGCAGGTCAAGGTGGTGATCGTCGGCTCGCGTCAGGTCTACTACGCGCTGCAGGAGCTGGACCCCGACTTCCAGGAGCTGTTCCGCGTGCTCGCCGACTTCGACGAGGACATCCCGCTGGTCGAGGACAGCCTCGAGCAGTTCGCCCAGCTGTTGAAGACGCGCACCTCCGAGGAGGGCCTGGCGCCGCTGTCCAGCGATGCGGTGGCGCGCCTGGCCACCTACAGCGCGCGCCTGGCCGAGCACCAGGGACGTCTGTCGGCGCGCATCGGCGACCTGTTCCAGCTGGTCAGCGAGGCCGACTTCATCCGCCAGCTGGCCGGTGAAACGCTGACCGACGTCGGCCACATCGAGCGCGCCCTCAAGGCCAAGGCCACGCGCACCGGCCGGGTGTCGGCGCGCATCCTCGACGACATGCTCGCCGGGGTGATCCTCATCGACACCAGCGGCGCGGCCATGGGCAAGTGCAACGGCCTGACCGTGCTGGAGGTCGGCGACTCGGCGTTCGGCGTGCCGGCGCGCATCTCCGCCACCGTCTATCCGGGCGGCTCGGGCATCGTCGACATCGAGCGCGAGGTCAGCCTCGGCCAGCCGATCCACTCCAAGGGGGTGATGATCCTCACCGGCTACCTGGGCAGCCGCTACGCCCAGGAGTTCCCCCTGGAGATCTCGGCGAGCATCGCCCTCGAGCAGTCCTACGGCTACGTCGACGGCGACAGCGCCTCGCTCGGCGAGGTGTGCGCGCTGATCTCGGCGCTGTCGCGCACCCCGCTCAAGCAGTGCTTCGCCATCACCGGCTCGATCAACCAGTTCGGCGAGGTGCAGGCGGTCGGCGGGGTCAACGAGAAGATCGAGGGCTTCTTCCGTCTCTGCGAGGCGCGCGGCCTCAGCGGCGAGCAGGGGGTGATCATCCCGCACGCCAACGTCGGCAACCTGATGCTCGACGAGCGGGTGATCCAGGCGGTACGCGGCGGCCTGTTCAACGTCTACGCCGTGCGCACGGTGGACGAGGCGCTCAGCCTGCTGGTCGGCGAGGCCGCCGGGGCGCCGGACGAGTGCGGCCAGTTCCCCGCCGGCTGCGTCAATGCGCGGGTGGTCGAGCGCCTGCGCGAGATCGCCGAGATCGAGACGGAGGACGAGGAGGAGAGCGAGGCGGCCAAGGTCGCCCCCGCCAAGGCCGAGGCGGCTCCGGCCATCGCGCAGTCCGGCCAGGCGCGTCGCCTGCGCCGCTGACCCGGCCCCGGCGGCTGGCGATTTTTCGTCCAGCCGCGCGCCGGGGGCGCCGCCTGTGCCTCCGGCCGCGCTGCCCCCGCGGCATGCACAAGGTTATCCACAGATCGCGGGGATAACTGCGACTTTCCATGGCGACGCCATCCGACTAGGATCAATACAGGTCCTCGAAAGGAGCGTCGCCATGTCGCGTCACTTCTGTCTGACCCGGCGCAGCCCGGGAGTCGTCACCCGCATCGAATGCGCGATCCATCCTCTGGCCGGCGGGCAGGGACTGTGGACCCTGCTGTGCGCGGCCGGCCTGGATGCCGCCCAGCCCTCGGCGGTCAAGGCGCAAGGGCCGTTCCACGGCCTCGCCGAGGCGCAAGCCGTACTGGGCGAGATCATCGACAACCTGCGCGGCCAGGGTTACCGCAACGTCGACGAGCCGTCGATCTGGTGCCTGCACATGCAGGCCGAACTGCGCCGGCAGAACGCCGGACGCGGCCACCCCGCCGGCGATTTCCGCTGGGTGCCCTGAGGCCGGCGGTCTGCGCCGGCTCGCGAGCAGACGCCAGCCGGCACCTTTCATTCCAGGCTCATCCACAAGGTTATCCACAGGTTCGCAGGCATCGCGGACTGCCGCGGCCCGGGGCTGGCCGGTATACTCCGCGCTCCCTAGGTCACTGCTGTGCTTCCCCTCATGGAACGACTCATCGAATCCACCATGTACGCCGCGCGCTGGCTGCTGGCGCCGATCTACCTGGGCCTGTCGCTGGCGCTGCTGGCGCTGGCCCTGAAGTTCTTCCAGGAAGTCTTCCACGTCCTGCCGCACGTGTTCGAGATGGCCGAGGCCGAGCTGATCCTCATGCTGCTGTCGATGATCGACATGGCGCTGGTCGGCGGCCTGCTGGTGATGGTGATGTTCTCCGGCTACGAGAACTTCGTCTCCCAGCTGGACATCGCCGAGGGCAAGGAGAAGCTCGACTGGCTGGGCAAGATGGACGCCGGCTCGCTCAAGCTCAAGGTGGCCTCGTCGATCGTGGCGATCTCCTCGATCCATCTGCTGCGCATGTTCATGGACGCGCAGAAGATCGCCAACGACAAGCTGCTGTGGTACGTGATCATCCACATGACCTTCGTGGCCTCGGCGTTCGCCATGGCCTACGTGGACAAACTGACCAAGCACAGTCACTGAGCCGCCGGGTGCGCGCCGCGCGCGGGGTGGTTGTGCTAGTCTAGCCGGCCTTTTTCCCCCCTTGCCTGGAGTTCCCATGGCCCAACTCGACCTTTCCACCGACGAAGCCCGTGTCAGCTACGGCATCGGTCGCCAGCTCGGCGGTCAACTGCGCGACAACCCGCCGCCCGGCGTGACCCTCGACGCCATCCTCGCCGGCCTGGCTGACGCCTTCGGCGGCGCCGACAGCCGCGTGCCGGACGACCAGCTGACCGCCAGCTTCCGGGTGATCCGCGAGCGCATGCAGGCCGAGCAGGCCGCCAAGGCCGAAGCGGCCGCCGCTGCCGGTCGCGACTACCTGGCCGAGAACGCCAAGCGCGCGGGCGTCACCGTGCTGGCTTCCGGCCTGCAGTACGAGGTACTGGTTGCCGGCGAGGGCGCCAAGCCGGGCGTCGACGACCAGGTGCGTACCCACTATCACGGCACCCTGATCGACGGCACCGTGTTCGACAGTTCCTACGAGCGCGGCGCGCCTGCCGAATTCCCGGTCGGCGGGGTGATCCCGGGCTGGGTCGAGGCCCTGCAGCTGATGAACGCCGGCAGCAAGTGGCGCCTGCACGTGCCGAGCGAGCTGGCCTACGGCGCCCAGGCCGTCGGCAGCATCCCGCCGCACAGCGTGCTGGTGTTCGACGTCGAGCTGCTGGACATCCTGTAAGGCGCTCGGTTGCCCGCGCCGCCGGCGCGGGCAACGAAAAACGCCCGTCGCGGCCAGGCCGGACGGGCGTTTTGTCGTGTGCGGAAAACTCAGTGGGTGCGGGCGACCGCAAACTCGGTCAGTTCCACCAGCGCATCGCGATACTCGCTGGGCGGCAGGGCGCCGAGGCTGGCGATGGCGCGGGCGGCGTAGTCGCGCGCCTGGCGAGCGGTGTAGTCGAGGGCACCGGCGGCTTCCACGGCGGCGCGGATGCTCTCCAGGTCTTCGATGCCGCCCTGCTGGATGGCCTTGCGCACCAGGGCGGCCTGCTCGGCCGTACCTTCGCGCATGGTGTAGATCAGCGGCAGGGTCGGCTTGCCTTCGGCGAGGTCGTCGCCGACGTTCTTGCCCAGGGTGGCGGCGTCGCCACGGTAGTCGAGCAGGTCGTCGACCAGCTGGAAGGCGATGCCGAGGGCGTCGCCGAAGGTGCGCAGGGCGGCGGCCTGTTCGACGCTGGCGCCGGCCAGCTGGGCGGCGCTGTGGGTGGAGGCCTCGAACAGCATCGCGGTCTTGCCGCGGATGACCTCCATGTAGATCTCTTCGGTGGTGCTGGCGTCGCGGATCTTCGACAGCTGCAGCACCTCGCCTTCGGCGATCACCCGGGTGGCGTTGGCCAGGGTCTGCATCACCGGCAGCTCGCCGAGCTCGACCAGCATCTCGAAGGAGCGCGCATAGAGGAAGTCGCCGACCAGCACGCTGGGTGCGTTGCCCCACAGTGCGTTGGCGGTGGAGCGGCCGCGGCGCATGCCGGACTTGTCGACCACGTCGTCGTGCAGCAGGGTGGCGGTGTGCAGGAACTCGATGGTCGCGGCCAGCAGGTTGAGCCGTTCGCCGCGCGCGCCCAGGGCATTGCCGGCCAGCAGGACCAGCAGCGGGCGCAGGCGCTTGCCGCCGGCCGAGGTGATATAGTCGCCGATCTTCTCCACCAGGGGGACGCGGGAGGCGAGCTGGCGGCGAATGATGCCGTCGACGGCGGTGAAGTCGTCCGCCACCACGCGGTAAAAGGCCTGGGGTTGCATCAGCTGACAGGGCTCCTCTCTAGTTGCGCGGCATGCTAGGTGCCGGGTCCGGCACTGTCAAGGCAAGCCAGGGTCGCACTTGCCTGGGGCGGCGGCTTTGCGTACAATCGCCGGCCCGAACTTCCCTGGCATTCCCTGCCTTACGCAATGCAGTGGCGACCCTTCCGGCGCGCTGCAGCCATGCTGGCCAATAACTCCTCCACCAAAGCGCCAGGTGAGCAGGTCTAACGGAGACATTCCATGTACGCAGTAATTGTTACCGGCGGCAAGCAGTACAAAGTCGCTGAAGGCGAATTCCTCAAGATCGAGAAGCTCGACGTAGCCACCGGTGAAAGCGTTGCTTTCGACAAGGTGCTGCTGGTCGGCAACGGCGACGACGTCAAGATCGGTGCTCCGGTCGTCGAAGGCGCCAAGGTGACCGCCGAAGTGATCGCCCAGGGCCGTCACGACAAGGTGCGCATCATCAAGTTCCGCCGCCGCAAGCACCACATGAAGCGTCAGGGCCACCGCCAGTGGTTCACTGAAATCAAGATCACCGGCATCCAGGCCTGATCCCCTTCTTTTTACCGGAGTATTGACTCATGGCACACAAAAAAGCTGGCGGTTCTACCCGTAACGGCCGCGATTCCGAAAGTAAACGCCTTGGCGTGAAGATGTTCGGCAGCCAGGCTGTCGTTGCCGGCAACATCCTCGTGCGTCAGCGCGGCACCAAGTTCCACGCCGGCTACGGCGTTGGCATGGGCAAGGACCACACCCTGTTCGCCAAGGTTGACGGCGTGGTGAAGTTCGAGACCAAGGGTGCCTTCGGTCGCAAATACGTGAGCATCGTGGCCAACTGATCACGCGCTTGCAGAAAAAGCCCTGTCTGCCGACAGGGCTTTTTTGTTTGTAATATCCCAGTTTTCATGACCCGCCAGGCGCGGGAGGCATTGCCCAATGAAATTCGTCGATGAAGTATCCATTCACGTGCAGGCCGGCGACGGCGGCAACGGTTGCCTGAGCTTCCGTCGTGAAAAATTCATGCCCATGGGCGGTCCGGACGGCGGCGATGGCGGTGATGGCGGTTCGGTCTACCTGCAGGCCGACAGCAACCTCAACACCCTGGTGGACTACCGCTACACCCGTCGCTTCCAGGCCCAGCGTGGCCAGAACGGCCGCAGCAAGGACTGCACCGGCGCCAAGGGCGAGGATCTCACCCTGCCGGTGCCGGTCGGCACCACGGTGATCGATGCCGGTACCCAGGAGATCATCGGCGACCTGACCGTCGATGGTCAGCGTCTGCTGGTGGCCAAGGGCGGCTGGCACGGTCTGGGCAACACCCGCTACAAGACCAGCACCAACCGCGCGCCGCGGCAGACCTCGCCGGGCAAGCCGGGCGAGGCGCGCGACCTCAAGCTGGAGCTCAAGGTGCTGGCCGACGTCGGCCTGCTCGGCATGCCCAACGCCGGCAAAAGCACTCTGATCCGCGCGGTGTCCGCGGCCAAGCCGAAGGTCGCCGACTACCCGTTCACCACCCTGGTGCCCAACCTCGGTGTGGTCAGCGTCGGTCGCCTGAAGAGCTTCGTGATCGCCGACATTCCCGGCCTGATCGAGGGCGCTTCCGACGGCGCCGGTCTCGGTATCCGCTTCCTCAAGCACCTGGCGCGTACCCGCCTGCTGCTGCACCTCGTGGACATGGCGCCGCTGGACGATTCCGACCCGGCCGATGCCGCCGAGGCGATCATCAAGGAGCTGGGCCGCTTCAGTCCGGCGCTCACCGAGCGCGACCGCTGGCTGGTGCTGAACAAGGCCGACCAGCTGCTCGACGAGGAGCGTGAGGCGCGCATGCGCCAGGTGATCGAACGCCTGAACTGGCAGGGCCCGGTGTATGTGATCTCCGCCCTGGAGCGCGAAGGTACCGAGCGCCTGTGCGGCGATATCATGAACTACATCGACGCGCGCACCCAGCGTCTGGCCGAGGAACCGGCATTCGCCGAGGCCGCCGCCGAACTGGATCAGCGCATCGAGGACGAGGCCCGCGCCCGTCTGCAGGAACTCGACGACGCCCGCGCCCTGCGCCGAGCCGGGGTACGCAGCGCCGACGAGGAATACGACGAAGACGACTTCGACGACGAGGACGACGAGGACGGTCCGGAGATCTTCTACGTCCGCTGAAGTCCGTGACAGGAGGGGCCGTCCGGCCCCTCGAGCCCGAGTGCAAGGTTGCAGAACATGCGTGAGAAGGTGAGCAAGGCCCGCCGCTGGGTGGTGAAGATCGGCAGTGCGCTGCTGACCGCCGACGGCCGGGGGCTCGACCGCGGCGCCATGGCGGTGTGGGTCGAGCAGATGGTGGCGCTGCGGCGCGCCGGGGTGGAGCTGGTGCTGGTGTCTTCCGGCGCCGTGGCGGCGGGCATGAGCCGGCTGGGCTGGAACGAGCGACCTAGCACCATCCACGAGCTGCAGGCCGCCGCCGCGGTCGGTCAGATGGGCCTGGTGCAGGCCTGGGAATCGAGCTTCGCCGAGCACGGTCTGCAGACCGCCCAGGTGCTGCTGACCCACGACGACCTCTCCGACCGCAAGCGCTACCTCAATGCGCGCAGCACCCTGCGCACCCTGGTCGATCTCGGCGTGATCCCGGTGATCAACGAGAACGACACTGTGGTCACCGACGAGATCCGCTTCGGTGACAACGACACCCTGGCCGCGCTGGTCGCCAACCTGGTCGAGGCCGACCTGCTGGTGATCCTCACCGACCGCGACGGCATGTTCGACGCCGATCCGCGCCACAACCCCGACGCCCAGCTGATCTTCGAGGCGCGTGCCGACGATCCGTCGCTCGACGCGGTGGCCGGCGGCACCGGCGGGGCGCTGGGCCGCGGCGGCATGCAGACCAAGCTGCGCGCCGCGCGTCTGGCCGCACGCTCCGGGG harbors:
- a CDS encoding GreA/GreB family elongation factor; translation: MSRAFVNEELAAEQTDQPVERSVSDQPNYVTAHGLAQLEERLAAAQQALAAEQARGEEADRQHIAELERDLRYLHQRVQSALVVPPATSRDQVQIGSRVAFADARGHEHEVQLVGEDEADAAAGKINWGSPLGRALLGAAPGEEVVWRRPAGDWVIEILEILPPRP
- a CDS encoding Lon protease family protein; protein product: MADFQQSLRLPPERLSSQFNAEQLTFDSTDELEPFRGVLGQERAVAALQFGVAMPRPGYNVFVMGESGTGRFSFVRRYLKAEAKRQQTPCDWLYVNNFDDPREPRALRLPSGRAQGLMADVEQLIDNLLATFPAAFETPTYQQKKNAIDRGFNQRYDRALDVIEKLALEKDVALYRDSANIAFTPMKDGKALDEAEFAQLPEAERERFHDDIAELEERLNEELAGLPQWKRESSNLLRQLNEETITLALAPLLTPLSEKYADNAGVCAWLQAVQVNLLKTVVDQLVEDNRPDAQKRLALVEFYSPSLVVGHALDGGAPVVFEPHPTYDNLFGRIEYSSEQGALYTSYRQLRPGALHRANGGFLILEAEKLLSEPFVWDALKRALHSRQLKMESPLAELGRIATVTLTPQVIPLQVKVVIVGSRQVYYALQELDPDFQELFRVLADFDEDIPLVEDSLEQFAQLLKTRTSEEGLAPLSSDAVARLATYSARLAEHQGRLSARIGDLFQLVSEADFIRQLAGETLTDVGHIERALKAKATRTGRVSARILDDMLAGVILIDTSGAAMGKCNGLTVLEVGDSAFGVPARISATVYPGGSGIVDIEREVSLGQPIHSKGVMILTGYLGSRYAQEFPLEISASIALEQSYGYVDGDSASLGEVCALISALSRTPLKQCFAITGSINQFGEVQAVGGVNEKIEGFFRLCEARGLSGEQGVIIPHANVGNLMLDERVIQAVRGGLFNVYAVRTVDEALSLLVGEAAGAPDECGQFPAGCVNARVVERLREIAEIETEDEEESEAAKVAPAKAEAAPAIAQSGQARRLRR
- a CDS encoding PA4575 family protein; its protein translation is MSRHFCLTRRSPGVVTRIECAIHPLAGGQGLWTLLCAAGLDAAQPSAVKAQGPFHGLAEAQAVLGEIIDNLRGQGYRNVDEPSIWCLHMQAELRRQNAGRGHPAGDFRWVP
- a CDS encoding TIGR00645 family protein — encoded protein: MERLIESTMYAARWLLAPIYLGLSLALLALALKFFQEVFHVLPHVFEMAEAELILMLLSMIDMALVGGLLVMVMFSGYENFVSQLDIAEGKEKLDWLGKMDAGSLKLKVASSIVAISSIHLLRMFMDAQKIANDKLLWYVIIHMTFVASAFAMAYVDKLTKHSH
- a CDS encoding FKBP-type peptidyl-prolyl cis-trans isomerase, which codes for MAQLDLSTDEARVSYGIGRQLGGQLRDNPPPGVTLDAILAGLADAFGGADSRVPDDQLTASFRVIRERMQAEQAAKAEAAAAAGRDYLAENAKRAGVTVLASGLQYEVLVAGEGAKPGVDDQVRTHYHGTLIDGTVFDSSYERGAPAEFPVGGVIPGWVEALQLMNAGSKWRLHVPSELAYGAQAVGSIPPHSVLVFDVELLDIL
- a CDS encoding polyprenyl synthetase family protein, whose protein sequence is MQPQAFYRVVADDFTAVDGIIRRQLASRVPLVEKIGDYITSAGGKRLRPLLVLLAGNALGARGERLNLLAATIEFLHTATLLHDDVVDKSGMRRGRSTANALWGNAPSVLVGDFLYARSFEMLVELGELPVMQTLANATRVIAEGEVLQLSKIRDASTTEEIYMEVIRGKTAMLFEASTHSAAQLAGASVEQAAALRTFGDALGIAFQLVDDLLDYRGDAATLGKNVGDDLAEGKPTLPLIYTMREGTAEQAALVRKAIQQGGIEDLESIRAAVEAAGALDYTARQARDYAARAIASLGALPPSEYRDALVELTEFAVARTH
- the rplU gene encoding 50S ribosomal protein L21, translating into MYAVIVTGGKQYKVAEGEFLKIEKLDVATGESVAFDKVLLVGNGDDVKIGAPVVEGAKVTAEVIAQGRHDKVRIIKFRRRKHHMKRQGHRQWFTEIKITGIQA
- the rpmA gene encoding 50S ribosomal protein L27: MAHKKAGGSTRNGRDSESKRLGVKMFGSQAVVAGNILVRQRGTKFHAGYGVGMGKDHTLFAKVDGVVKFETKGAFGRKYVSIVAN
- the cgtA gene encoding Obg family GTPase CgtA, with translation MKFVDEVSIHVQAGDGGNGCLSFRREKFMPMGGPDGGDGGDGGSVYLQADSNLNTLVDYRYTRRFQAQRGQNGRSKDCTGAKGEDLTLPVPVGTTVIDAGTQEIIGDLTVDGQRLLVAKGGWHGLGNTRYKTSTNRAPRQTSPGKPGEARDLKLELKVLADVGLLGMPNAGKSTLIRAVSAAKPKVADYPFTTLVPNLGVVSVGRLKSFVIADIPGLIEGASDGAGLGIRFLKHLARTRLLLHLVDMAPLDDSDPADAAEAIIKELGRFSPALTERDRWLVLNKADQLLDEEREARMRQVIERLNWQGPVYVISALEREGTERLCGDIMNYIDARTQRLAEEPAFAEAAAELDQRIEDEARARLQELDDARALRRAGVRSADEEYDEDDFDDEDDEDGPEIFYVR
- the proB gene encoding glutamate 5-kinase produces the protein MREKVSKARRWVVKIGSALLTADGRGLDRGAMAVWVEQMVALRRAGVELVLVSSGAVAAGMSRLGWNERPSTIHELQAAAAVGQMGLVQAWESSFAEHGLQTAQVLLTHDDLSDRKRYLNARSTLRTLVDLGVIPVINENDTVVTDEIRFGDNDTLAALVANLVEADLLVILTDRDGMFDADPRHNPDAQLIFEARADDPSLDAVAGGTGGALGRGGMQTKLRAARLAARSGANTIIVGGRIEQVLDRLKGGERLGTLLTPERGRHAARKQWLAGHLQMRGTLTLDAGAVRALVEQRKSLLPVGVTAVEGSFRRGEMVACVGPDGREVARGLVNYNASDAQRIIGLGTEAIEQALGYLEEPELVHRDNLVLV